The Brassica oleracea var. oleracea cultivar TO1000 chromosome C6, BOL, whole genome shotgun sequence genome includes a region encoding these proteins:
- the LOC106298930 gene encoding homeobox-leucine zipper protein ATHB-X-like gives MAVSPNSSSLELTISIQSFSPSPSHPLSGDHMVRDLGINQTPKKEEDRGWIMIGTTPHINEEDENLGGRPRKKLRLIKEQSHILEESFIQNNTLTPKQKQELAILLKLSQRQVEVWFQNRRARSKLKHREMECEYLKRWFESLKEQNRRLQIEVEELRALKPVLASVLSMCPLCERVTNAADNDLKKKQIMTNAVEEATARRSQSRMAFSSSSSLC, from the exons ATGGCCGTTTCACCTAATTCAAGCTCTTTAGAATTAACAATATCGATTCAAAGCTTTTCTCCATCTCCTTCTCACCCTTTGTCTG GTGATCACATGGTGAGAGATTTAGGCATAAATCAAACTCCAAAGAAGGAAGAAGATCGTGGGTGGATCATGATCGGTACAACACCGCATATCAACGAAGAAGATGAAAACTTAGGCGGCCGGCCGCGCAAAAAGCTCCGTCTAATCAAGGAGCAATCACATATTCTTGAAGAGAGTTTTATACAAAACAATACCTTAACCCCG AAACAAAAACAAGAATTGGCCATTCTTTTGAAGCTTAGTCAAAGGCAAGTTGAGGTGTGGTTTCAAAACCGAAGAGCTCG GAGTAAGCTCAAGCATAGGGAGATGGAATGTGAGTATCTGAAGAGATGGTTCGAGTCATTGAAGGAGCAAAATCGACGGCTACAAATAGAAGTTGAAGAACTACGAGCTCTAAAGCCAGTATTGGCCTCGGTTTTATCCATGTGTCCTCTATGTGAACGTGTGACCAATGCAGCAGATAATGACTTAAAAAAAAAGCAGATAATGACTAATGCCGTCGAAGAGGCAACAGCTCGGAGAAGTCAGTCACGGATGGCGTTTTCTTCTTCCTCTTCCCTGTGTTGA